In Haloarcula sp. H-GB4, a single genomic region encodes these proteins:
- a CDS encoding glucose-1-phosphate thymidylyltransferase: protein MKGVLLAGGTGSRLYPITYTGPKQLVPIANKPVLDYAIEDLREAGITEIGVVLGNKGRDAIQEHLGDGSAYDVEITYIVQGDPLGLAHAVGCARDFVGDDSFVVYLGDDLMRDGITDMVANFDSSEYSAGIGLQEVDEPSRYGIVEVNDSGDIVSLVEKPDDPPSNLALIGIYVFTPAIFEQIESLTPSWRGELEITDAIQGLLETGSRVQSHLVHGWWKDTGKPEDVLQANRLVLDNMDGQIEGDIQDGASVSGRVELQKNAVIEGGAVVRGPVSIGEGTRVCSDSYIGPYTSIGEQSIVDNVHIEASVTMGHNEIKTDSKIVDSLVGREACVKSSDSKPEGERITVGRNSTLEL, encoded by the coding sequence ATGAAGGGAGTACTTCTCGCAGGCGGTACGGGGTCGCGTCTCTATCCAATCACCTACACCGGGCCAAAGCAGCTGGTGCCAATCGCGAATAAGCCTGTTCTCGACTATGCGATAGAGGACCTGCGAGAGGCCGGCATTACCGAGATCGGCGTAGTTCTGGGTAACAAGGGCCGGGACGCAATTCAAGAGCACTTGGGAGATGGGTCCGCATACGACGTTGAAATCACGTATATCGTCCAGGGGGATCCACTGGGACTTGCACATGCAGTCGGCTGTGCCCGAGATTTCGTCGGTGATGACTCGTTCGTCGTGTACCTCGGTGATGATCTCATGCGCGACGGGATCACGGATATGGTTGCCAACTTCGATTCATCAGAGTACAGCGCCGGTATCGGTTTACAGGAGGTGGATGAGCCATCCAGATACGGGATTGTTGAGGTGAACGACAGCGGTGATATCGTTTCGCTGGTCGAGAAACCGGATGATCCCCCGAGCAATCTCGCCTTGATCGGTATCTATGTGTTTACGCCAGCGATTTTCGAACAGATCGAGTCACTGACTCCTTCGTGGCGAGGTGAACTTGAAATCACAGATGCTATTCAGGGGTTACTGGAAACCGGAAGTCGCGTTCAGTCACACCTCGTGCATGGGTGGTGGAAAGACACCGGGAAGCCTGAAGACGTGCTACAGGCGAATCGACTCGTTCTCGACAATATGGATGGACAAATCGAAGGCGATATCCAGGATGGAGCATCTGTCAGTGGGCGGGTCGAACTCCAGAAGAACGCAGTTATCGAGGGCGGTGCTGTCGTCCGTGGTCCAGTCTCGATCGGGGAAGGAACGCGTGTCTGTTCTGACAGCTACATTGGACCATATACGAGTATCGGAGAGCAATCGATCGTCGATAACGTCCACATAGAGGCCAGCGTAACGATGGGACACAACGAAATCAAGACCGATTCTAAAATCGTCGATTCGCTTGTCGGCCGAGAAGCCTGCGTAAAATCGAGTGACAGTAAACCCGAGGGCGAGCGGATAACTGTCGGCAGGAACTCGACATTGGAACTGTAA
- a CDS encoding MoxR family ATPase, with protein sequence MTDPSVLYDRLREETETVLIGNEQVLRHITVAMLTRGHVLLEGVPGVAKTTIATLVANATDLQHSRVQMTPDLLPADITGTTVYHQRNGEFELQKGPVFTNLVIADEINRAPPKTQSALLEAMQEGQVSIEGSTLELPTPFTVVATMNPLEMEGTFKLPEAQRDRFQMKLVTEIPDSEEERAILDRFDANPTLDADSISQVISRDELLDARTVVPETHIEDTIKEYILSIVGATRDHRNVIHGASPRATIDLQNTAKAGARLNGREYVIPDDVKEMALPVLRHRLIMNSDAELSQISAEAVIEEILQSITPPGSDTDHSTGTETAVGDGGTKREFE encoded by the coding sequence ATGACTGATCCGTCGGTACTGTACGACCGTCTCAGAGAGGAGACGGAAACAGTTCTTATCGGGAACGAGCAGGTTCTTCGGCACATTACTGTTGCCATGCTTACACGCGGCCACGTGCTTCTTGAGGGGGTCCCCGGTGTCGCGAAAACGACGATTGCCACGCTCGTCGCCAACGCGACGGATCTCCAGCACTCTCGTGTTCAGATGACGCCTGATCTGCTCCCTGCAGATATCACTGGAACGACAGTGTATCACCAGCGAAACGGCGAGTTCGAACTGCAGAAAGGCCCAGTGTTTACTAATCTGGTCATCGCTGACGAGATCAACCGCGCCCCGCCGAAAACACAGAGTGCGCTGCTCGAAGCGATGCAGGAAGGGCAGGTGTCTATCGAGGGGTCAACGCTCGAACTTCCGACCCCGTTTACGGTCGTTGCGACGATGAACCCACTCGAGATGGAAGGAACGTTCAAGCTCCCAGAGGCCCAGCGCGACAGATTCCAGATGAAACTCGTCACTGAGATTCCCGACTCAGAGGAGGAGCGCGCTATCCTTGACCGGTTCGACGCAAACCCGACGCTTGATGCGGACTCTATCTCACAGGTCATCTCTCGGGACGAACTTCTGGACGCCCGGACAGTGGTCCCTGAGACACACATCGAAGACACAATCAAAGAGTACATTCTTTCTATTGTCGGCGCAACGCGAGACCATCGAAACGTCATTCACGGCGCTTCACCGCGGGCGACCATCGATCTACAGAATACAGCCAAGGCGGGTGCTCGTCTGAATGGCCGAGAGTACGTCATCCCGGACGACGTGAAAGAGATGGCGCTCCCGGTGTTGCGCCATCGTCTCATTATGAACAGCGACGCCGAACTAAGCCAGATCAGCGCCGAAGCGGTTATCGAAGAAATTCTCCAGTCGATCACGCCGCCCGGGTCCGACACCGACCACAGTACGGGTACCGAGACAGCGGTCGGCGATGGCGGGACGAAACGCGAGTTCGAATAG
- a CDS encoding DUF58 domain-containing protein, with product MRVTRRFWLTLTAIGSLVIGGGLLDAPLLVVGAVALAGWLLAMQVAFVRGVSRLEDELTVSQSLDRSRIRTGAETTYTLDASVDAAGDHLPLSIEARIPLTAQMEAGPSPDITLGTSMQSSSVTLPLTWETVGNYTVPGATVTVSDGTGLFTQSFTTAPGPEIAVESPSVGPIHVGQGGKQLLRGVGEHDARGRTGGLSAEEIRKYVPGDALKYVDWKATARLDEAHVRNYEAESNRSVVLVLDHRQTLGDGAPGETKLEHLKAVAAAFQQRAETTRDPLGYVTIDDAGVTDSRVPVARTEVYRSCQHRINDLDTETETPATAITTAPHTGTETGRVNPSTSTQSPIEATLLAYRNAAGSKQHLPDQPLYNGLQAAPHEIRSADLLVICTDDSNPNELRNTVGLARRNATEVVVFITPSVAFDTDLLTDLGTAYERYRTFDQFRRELNEIDAVTAYEVGSPDQISAILSGSPANTDQGEYV from the coding sequence ATGCGTGTTACCCGCCGGTTCTGGCTCACGCTCACTGCTATCGGGAGCCTCGTCATAGGTGGTGGGCTGCTCGATGCACCCCTCTTAGTCGTCGGAGCCGTCGCGCTCGCAGGCTGGCTGCTCGCAATGCAGGTTGCGTTCGTTCGTGGCGTTTCACGGCTTGAGGACGAACTCACAGTCAGCCAGTCGCTCGACCGGTCCCGAATACGGACCGGCGCCGAAACGACGTACACACTCGACGCATCGGTTGACGCTGCCGGCGATCACCTGCCGCTCTCCATCGAAGCACGGATTCCACTCACAGCGCAGATGGAAGCGGGTCCCTCTCCAGACATCACTCTCGGTACATCGATGCAGTCGTCATCAGTGACACTCCCGCTCACCTGGGAGACTGTTGGCAACTACACCGTTCCCGGAGCCACGGTGACTGTCAGTGACGGCACCGGGCTGTTTACCCAGTCGTTCACGACGGCTCCCGGCCCGGAAATAGCAGTCGAGTCGCCGTCGGTCGGCCCGATTCACGTTGGCCAGGGTGGGAAACAGTTGCTACGCGGTGTCGGCGAGCACGATGCCCGCGGGCGGACAGGTGGCTTGTCAGCCGAGGAGATTCGAAAATACGTTCCGGGTGACGCACTGAAATACGTCGACTGGAAGGCGACTGCCAGACTAGACGAGGCGCACGTCCGTAACTACGAAGCCGAGAGTAACCGTAGTGTGGTACTCGTCCTCGATCACCGTCAGACGCTGGGTGATGGTGCACCTGGCGAAACGAAGCTAGAGCACCTCAAAGCGGTCGCCGCGGCGTTCCAGCAGCGTGCCGAAACGACCCGTGACCCGTTAGGGTACGTGACCATCGATGACGCAGGCGTGACAGACTCGAGAGTCCCCGTAGCGAGAACCGAGGTTTACAGGTCGTGTCAGCATCGGATTAATGACCTCGACACTGAAACTGAGACACCGGCAACAGCTATCACAACAGCGCCTCACACCGGAACGGAGACAGGGAGAGTAAATCCGTCGACAAGCACACAATCACCGATAGAAGCGACGCTGCTCGCGTATCGGAACGCTGCTGGGTCAAAGCAACATCTTCCAGACCAACCACTGTACAACGGGTTGCAAGCGGCACCACACGAGATACGTAGCGCGGACCTATTGGTCATCTGTACAGACGACAGCAACCCGAACGAACTGCGGAACACAGTTGGACTGGCAAGACGCAACGCAACGGAGGTCGTCGTATTTATTACGCCCTCAGTGGCCTTCGATACGGACCTTCTCACCGACCTTGGTACCGCCTACGAACGGTATCGGACCTTCGACCAGTTCCGGCGTGAATTGAACGAGATCGACGCAGTGACGGCCTACGAGGTCGGGTCGCCGGACCAGATCTCGGCTATTCTGTCTGGCAGCCCAGCGAACACAGACCAAGGGGAATACGTATGA
- a CDS encoding DUF4350 domain-containing protein — protein sequence MAPTPSPDDSWLPSVTFPQLLLATYTALTVIALVYAASTSSAAFGAYNSKWDGAGELRTVAVDAGANVTVGTNVSQYPTSDTDGTVAVVLSPAEPYSSSERTRIAEFVRSGGTLVVAEDYRPHGNELLAAVGADARFDGRPVYDNRNYYRNSSLPEATPAGDYPETTGVDTVVLNYGTTVRAGNATTLVNTSEYAYLDSNGNANLDGEEQLASRPVVTSESVGDGRVIAVSDPSIFVNAMLERGDNRRFVQNIVANHDTALLDYSRASSVPPVAAAVLAVQRSDALLLFCGVVLVGALLAYDRRLDESLRDRLSEYRGHESDPHLSRDGVETYLTARHPDWEAAQVERVTEAIIKQRSERQRND from the coding sequence ATGGCACCGACACCGTCTCCTGACGATTCTTGGCTGCCGTCGGTCACTTTCCCACAGCTACTGCTTGCCACTTACACTGCCCTCACGGTCATCGCACTCGTCTACGCCGCGAGCACGTCCTCAGCAGCGTTCGGTGCGTATAATTCCAAGTGGGACGGGGCGGGCGAACTCCGAACCGTCGCAGTTGACGCCGGTGCAAACGTGACCGTCGGAACGAACGTAAGTCAGTATCCGACAAGTGACACGGACGGCACCGTTGCGGTCGTTCTCTCGCCGGCCGAGCCGTACTCGTCAAGCGAGCGGACACGAATCGCTGAGTTCGTTCGAAGCGGTGGGACACTCGTCGTCGCTGAGGATTACCGCCCACACGGAAATGAGCTACTCGCGGCTGTCGGTGCAGATGCACGCTTCGACGGCCGCCCGGTGTACGACAACAGAAATTATTACCGGAACTCCTCGCTCCCGGAAGCGACGCCTGCCGGCGACTATCCAGAGACTACAGGCGTCGATACTGTCGTCCTCAACTACGGGACAACTGTCAGAGCCGGCAACGCGACGACACTCGTCAACACCTCAGAGTATGCCTACCTCGACAGTAACGGGAACGCCAACCTTGACGGCGAGGAGCAGTTAGCGTCCCGACCCGTCGTCACGAGCGAATCGGTCGGCGACGGTCGAGTTATCGCTGTCAGTGATCCGAGCATCTTCGTGAACGCGATGCTTGAACGTGGTGACAACCGACGGTTCGTCCAGAACATCGTCGCCAATCACGACACGGCCCTACTGGATTATTCACGCGCCAGTAGTGTCCCGCCAGTGGCCGCTGCCGTCCTCGCTGTACAGCGATCGGACGCGCTGTTGCTGTTCTGTGGCGTCGTGCTGGTCGGGGCGCTGCTCGCGTACGACCGCCGTCTCGACGAGTCTCTCCGTGATCGACTCAGTGAATACAGAGGTCACGAGTCGGACCCGCACCTGTCCCGAGACGGCGTGGAGACCTATCTCACAGCCCGGCATCCGGACTGGGAAGCCGCACAGGTAGAGCGAGTAACGGAAGCCATTATTAAACAGCGGTCCGAACGTCAGCGTAATGACTGA
- a CDS encoding dTDP-4-dehydrorhamnose 3,5-epimerase family protein, with amino-acid sequence MIHDVEIEHLQMNVDERGHLTEIWRSDWDFFQGDDEPQMSYFSETYPGIVRAWHRHNRGQVDHFVVLRGKAKVGIYDEREGSPTNGELDTYVIGEGNMNAIRVPGDCWHGFKAIGDERVLLVNFPTNLYDYDDPDEERIPYDTDRIPLNWEEPPHE; translated from the coding sequence ATGATACACGATGTTGAAATAGAACATCTTCAGATGAATGTGGATGAGCGAGGCCATCTAACAGAGATCTGGCGGTCTGACTGGGATTTTTTTCAGGGAGATGACGAACCTCAGATGTCCTATTTTTCTGAAACCTATCCCGGTATTGTACGCGCTTGGCATCGCCATAATCGAGGGCAAGTAGATCATTTCGTCGTTCTTCGGGGGAAGGCAAAGGTGGGAATATACGACGAACGGGAAGGGTCACCGACAAACGGGGAGTTAGACACGTATGTTATTGGGGAAGGTAACATGAACGCGATTCGGGTTCCGGGAGACTGCTGGCACGGATTCAAAGCAATCGGTGACGAGCGAGTCCTTCTGGTGAACTTCCCAACGAACCTGTATGACTACGACGACCCAGACGAGGAACGGATACCCTACGACACGGACAGAATCCCACTCAACTGGGAGGAACCCCCCCACGAGTAA